A stretch of DNA from Bacillota bacterium:
GGCGCCGGGCACCTGGTGGTGCCGTCACTGACGGGGGAAAGTGCCTGGCGCGCCTCTCAGAAACTGGAGCAACTCGGGGTGGGGGAGAAACCGGGGCTGGTATGCGTGACCTTTCGCGCCGGGGGCGCCTGGGACGTGACAGGTGACCCACCCGACGCCGCCCACTGGAGGGAAGTGCCCGAACTGAGGGCGCGCTGGGAAGAGTGGCGGCGGGAGGGCTTGAGGAGGATCACCTTCGATCGGGCCATCTGCGACAGGCTGGCGGGCCGGGGGGTACCCGTGATCCAGGGGACCGACCTGGGTTGCGAGATCGACGCTTCCATAGCCAGGCACCTCGGGGTGCCCGGGCCCAAGACGGTCATGAAGGAGACGCTGTTCCTCTTCTGCGCGGGGCTGAAGGTAGCGGTTTTCGCCACCCTGACGGCGGCCGACGCCGGGGCCATCCCGGTCGATGGGGAAGTGGTGGCCTTCGGGGGTATGGAGCAGGGCCTGGACACCGCCGTGGTCATAAAGCCCTCGTATTCCGACGTGGCATTCCATCCCAGGTACGGCCTGGAAATTCGCGAGTTGATCTGCAAGCCCCGCTCCATGCTCGGGCCGTCCGGCGTGTACTACGACCGGGCCTGGGGCGTCTGACGTTCGGACACCGGGAGAGGCTGGCGTCCGGCAGGCGAGGGCCTTCCTGGTGACAACGACGGGGCTGGCCGATTGACTACATCCCGTCAGCGGGGGTGGCGCGCATGGCTCCTGCCCGGCGGAGCAGGGTCGCGATCTCGGGCGGGGATGGCAGCTTGTGGAGGAGCATGCGCCCGTCGACGTAAACCCCATTGGCGACACCGTGCCAGCGCATGGCCGCCCGGTCGCGTGTGTCGATGCACTCCAGGCGGACACCCGGATAGCGGCCGAGCCCTGCTTCCAAAGTATGGCGGACCAGGACGGCTGCCGGGCAGCGACTGTGAAGCAGCACACGGACGTCAACGGTATCCGGCTGGCCGCCTTCGACCAGGGAGAGTTCCGCGGGTGAGAGTTCCGGCCGCGCCTTGATTAACCTGGGTGGGCCCTTAGTGATGCTACCTGCGCCGTGGGTGCGCGCCGGTGCCCTGACCCCGGCGGTGCTGCCCTGATGCGAAGGCAAGCGATCAGGGGCGGCGGCATGATACATCAACAGCCGCGGGCCGTCCCTGTCGATTGCTTCGAACCCCAGGCGGGCGAAGAAGGCAGCCGGCATGTAGTCGAAGTATCCCCACCAGGTCTCGCGATCGTATGCGATCACCGCCATCGCGGGGGTCGGCCCGTCGCGGAGATCGGGGCAGCCCGGGTCCGCGCCCACGTCGCGCAGGACTTCCCTGACCAGCCGCCTGGCGATGCCCCGGCCGGCGTACGGCGGTATGACCCATACGCAGTGGATGACCCACGCGCCCTGCGCCTCGACCGGCTCCGCCGCGTAATCCCCGGGGGCGTACTCCACCAGGCCGGCGGGAATATGGCCGCCGCGGGCCAAAGCTTCGGTAGGGATGGGACCCACCCCCGGATAGTCGATGAACGGCTCAGAGGGAGCCGGTGCCAGGGCCAGCATCACGCGCAGCCGGTCGGATGCAAGCCCGTTGCGCAGCCAGGTTCTTCTGAGCCCTGCGGCTTCTTCGAGCCCCTCGGCGGTGCCGCAAGGGGGTTGGGGCGGAGGGTAGACGCAGGGGATCAGGACCACGTCCTCTTCGCCGGGGCGAGCCCGGCGCACCCATGCCTCCGCCTCAGGCACAAGCACCACCCCCCCGCAGGCCTGTCCGGCACGCTCAACGCCATTATACCGTCTTCCCACTCCGGCCGACCCCACCCGCTCAGCTGTTCCGACCGCAGGCTGGCGGACCCGCTGTTGGCAGGCAGCCCGCTATCCGACCCGCTGTTGCCCGACTGGTGGCGAGCCGCCGGCGTCACCTGGTCGCCGGTGTCACCTGGTCGCCGGTTGACGGACCGAGGTTGCTGCCGGTAAGATCAAGGTACAAGAAGTCGCGGGTGACTCGGAAGCGGGGTGACCGCCCTGGAAAACTCTCACGTCGTGAGGCAAACGACGCCGGAATACCTGCCGGGTCCGCGTCTCACCTACGAGGATTACTGCCGGATGCCGGCCGGGCTGCGCTACGAACTGGTGGAGGGGGACCTGAGGATGACGCCGTCGCCGAGCACGATCCACCAGAAGATTTCCGGCAGGCTGGAGAGGATTCTGAGAGAGTGGGTTGAGGGACGCCAGCTGGGAGAAGTGTACGATGCTCCGACCGACGTGGTGTTGAGTGAGCACAACGTGGTCCAGCCCGACATCTTCTACATAAGCCGGGAACGGCTCGGCATCATCAAAGAGGCGAACATCCAGGGAGCCCCGGATTTGGTGGTGGAAATCCTCTCACCGAACTCGCTGGAATGGGACCGGGTGACCAAGAGACATCTGTACGCAAAATACGGCGTGCGTGAGTTCTGGCTGGTCGACCCCGATGGCCGCACCATCGAGGTGGCCGTGCTCCGGGGTGGCGAGCTTGCCACGCTCCAGGTCTACCCGATGGGGACCACGCTCGCCAGCCCGCTGCTGCGGGGCCTCCAGGTTCCTCTCGACCAAGTGTTCGGGCAATAGGCCAGGATGCGACAGGTGCTCTGCGGTTTGCTGCGGTAAGGAAAAAGTCGTGTACGTTCTTGGTGTGATGGGTTCGCCGCGCAGACGCGGTAACAGCGATCTGCTGCTTGAGGCTGCCCTCGACGCCGTAGGGCAGGGGGCGCGGGGGGACAGAGTGTACCGTACGATCTAAACATCCGTCCGTGCCGGGCCTGCGAAGGCTGCCGCGCCGGAGACGGATGTATGCAGGAGGACGACATGCAACTCCTGTGTCCCGGATCCGGGATGCGGATGGCCCCGTCATCGCCACGCCCATGTACCGCTGGGCGCGGTGGCGGGCAAGCGCGGTGAGGTCGTAAACAACCACCACGCCATGGCCAGAGCCGCTTCTAGGTCCTATAATATACATTATGTTTACATCACCAAATCGTTTACGGCGGTCACAGCGAGGCCTGGAATGTTGGGGCAGGCAATGCAAGGGTGAACAGCGAACCCTCCCCCGGCCGGCTCTGCACGGAAACGGTTCCCCCGTGCGCCTCCACGATCTGCTTCACGATAGCCAACCCCAGACCGGCGCCCCCGCTGGAACGGGTTCGGGACTTGTCCACGCGGTAAAAACGTTCCCAAATGCGCGGAAGGTCTTCGGGAGGAATGCCCGGCCCGGTATCCCTCACACCGATTATTACCCGAGTCCCCTGCCGCTCGGCGAATACCTCCACCTGACCTCCCCGCGGCGTGAACTGCACCGCGTTCGCGACCAGGTTGGTAAGGGCCTGCTCAAGTCGGTCTTCGTTCCCCAGGACCAGGAGTGGGTCACCAGGAATGCTGACGCGCGAAACGATCCCCCCTTCTGTTATCCTCGGGGCGAAGCTGGCCACCACCCGTTCCACGAGCGGCCTCACATCCACGGGGCCCACCGGCCAGCGAGTGCCGCCGGACTGCATGAGGGACAGGTCGAGCAGATCGCGGATGAGACGGTTCAGCCGTACGGTCTCCTCATGGATGGTGGCCAGATACCTGTCGCGAGTATCTTCGTCGTCCACAACCCGGTCTCTCAGAGCTTCGACGAATCCCTGGATAGAAGTCAAAGGTGTCCTCAGCTCGTGAGAGACGTCGGCCAGCAACTCCCTCCTGAGCTGCTCCAGGCGCATAAGCTCGGTTACGTCCTGCAGCACTACCACCACCCCGGAGGCCGACCCTCCGCAGCCGGACAGGGCCGAGGCATGCGCCACCAGCAAGGCGTCCCTGGTGTCGAATTCCACCGCGTCGGGGGTGCCGGAGGCGAGGACTCCCGACACCAGGTCTGCCAGGGCCGCCGCGTCCGGCAGTTCCCCTACGGGCCGCCCGATGGCCTCCTCGCCGATTTTGAGCAAGTACCGGGCACGGTGGTTAATCATCACGAGCTCACCCTCGCTGTCGGTGGCCAGCACGCCCTCAGCCATGTTGCTGAGGATGTTCTCGATTCTGGCCTTCTCGTCGGCCAGAGCGGTCACGGTTCGATCCAGTGCCGCCGCCAGGTGGTTGAAGTTGGCGGCAAGCTGCCCGACCTCGTCGTCGCGAGCAACTGCGAGTCTCTGCCGAAAGTTGCCCCTCGCCATTTCCAGCGCGGTGCGACTCATCTCGCGCAGGGGCCGGGAGATGGACCGGGACAGCAGGTATCCCACCACCCCCGCCAGCACGATGGCGCCACCGGCCGCGTAAAAGATCAGGCGCCTCACCGACGAAACCGTGGCGTTGAGCCCCGTCAGGGGGGCGTTCAACACCAGGCCGCCGACCACCTGGCCTCCCGCTTCCAGGGGTATGGCCACCGACAGCATCTCCTCGCCGAACCTGGGGTTAAAACCCAGGCTCCTCACGATCTGTCCTCTGAGGCAACCCGCCCCCTCGCCAGGAGCGAGCCGCATACCCCTGGGGGTGCGCTGCGATGTGGTGGCCAGGATGAGGCCGCTGGCATCCACCACGAGGAGCCTCGCATCCAGGAACTGATCCATCGCCTGCAGCCATATCTGGTCCGG
This window harbors:
- a CDS encoding GNAT family N-acetyltransferase gives rise to the protein MLVPEAEAWVRRARPGEEDVVLIPCVYPPPQPPCGTAEGLEEAAGLRRTWLRNGLASDRLRVMLALAPAPSEPFIDYPGVGPIPTEALARGGHIPAGLVEYAPGDYAAEPVEAQGAWVIHCVWVIPPYAGRGIARRLVREVLRDVGADPGCPDLRDGPTPAMAVIAYDRETWWGYFDYMPAAFFARLGFEAIDRDGPRLLMYHAAAPDRLPSHQGSTAGVRAPARTHGAGSITKGPPRLIKARPELSPAELSLVEGGQPDTVDVRVLLHSRCPAAVLVRHTLEAGLGRYPGVRLECIDTRDRAAMRWHGVANGVYVDGRMLLHKLPSPPEIATLLRRAGAMRATPADGM
- a CDS encoding Uma2 family endonuclease, with the protein product MRQTTPEYLPGPRLTYEDYCRMPAGLRYELVEGDLRMTPSPSTIHQKISGRLERILREWVEGRQLGEVYDAPTDVVLSEHNVVQPDIFYISRERLGIIKEANIQGAPDLVVEILSPNSLEWDRVTKRHLYAKYGVREFWLVDPDGRTIEVAVLRGGELATLQVYPMGTTLASPLLRGLQVPLDQVFGQ
- a CDS encoding ATP-binding protein; the protein is MTRTLFGKLFLSYVAVVLTTLAVVGVVLPRLFSDYYFSAKEAELVRKGQEIARVMELFGGGQLHPPDQIWLQAMDQFLDARLLVVDASGLILATTSQRTPRGMRLAPGEGAGCLRGQIVRSLGFNPRFGEEMLSVAIPLEAGGQVVGGLVLNAPLTGLNATVSSVRRLIFYAAGGAIVLAGVVGYLLSRSISRPLREMSRTALEMARGNFRQRLAVARDDEVGQLAANFNHLAAALDRTVTALADEKARIENILSNMAEGVLATDSEGELVMINHRARYLLKIGEEAIGRPVGELPDAAALADLVSGVLASGTPDAVEFDTRDALLVAHASALSGCGGSASGVVVVLQDVTELMRLEQLRRELLADVSHELRTPLTSIQGFVEALRDRVVDDEDTRDRYLATIHEETVRLNRLIRDLLDLSLMQSGGTRWPVGPVDVRPLVERVVASFAPRITEGGIVSRVSIPGDPLLVLGNEDRLEQALTNLVANAVQFTPRGGQVEVFAERQGTRVIIGVRDTGPGIPPEDLPRIWERFYRVDKSRTRSSGGAGLGLAIVKQIVEAHGGTVSVQSRPGEGSLFTLALPAPTFQASL